In the genome of Palaemon carinicauda isolate YSFRI2023 chromosome 20, ASM3689809v2, whole genome shotgun sequence, one region contains:
- the LOC137659470 gene encoding uncharacterized protein, whose product MLCISPIAYLLLLTARHLQVEASLTGSYHRVTSSFPSDMSFCHLQTLPLQLAYLKVFICATYCAKTLNCRLFCIKGDECHLFKTWVSAEYSGTDQDFNGFTSCYTSWYFSRNLAPRAVITMEKPLSQNYSEYLGTNGYFCCEYSSCSITQRMANPWWKADLQATYTVSALIVKPRDDGLDFESVEIRLGNSPTIGENSVFSTYYGIPPPAGSEFIFKPQSLLEGRYLSFQSNTSYGAFSLCEVQIIEA is encoded by the exons ATGCTCTGTATCAGCCCCATCGCCTACTTGCTTCTGCTGACTGCCAGGCATCTGCAGGTTGAGGCATCACTAACGGGGTCGTATCACAGG GTCACCAGCAGTTTCCCATCAGACATGAGCTTCTGTCATCTGCAAACCCTTCCACTTCAATTGGCTTACCTCAAGGTATTTATTTGTGCAACCTACTGCGCAAAGACCTTGAATTGCCGTCTGTTTTGCATCAAAG GAGATGAATGCCACCTCTTTAAGACGTGGGTTAGCGCCGAATACAGTGGCACTGACCAGGACTTCAACGGCTTTACCTCCTGTTACACGTCATGGTACTTTTCAAGAAATCTAGCACCTCGGGCAGTGATAACGATGGAAAAGCCTCTTAGTCAGAATTATTCTGAATATCTGGGTACCAATGGGTACTTCTGTTGTGAATACAGTTCCTGCAGTATCACACAACGAATGGCTAATCCCTGGTGGAAAGCTGATCTCCAGGCAACATATACAGTGTCCGCCCTCATCGTGAAACCAAGAGATGACGGCCTAGACTTCGAGAGCGTGGAGATACGTTTGGGCAATTCCCCTACAATCGGCGAGAACTCTGTATTTAGTACCTATTATGGGATCCCACCACCAGCTGGAAGCGAGTTTATTTTTAAGCCTCAATCCCTCCTGGAAGGACGATACCTCTCTTTCCAATCAAATACATCATATGGTGCCTTTTCTTTGTGTGAGGTACAGATCATTGAGGCTTAA